Proteins encoded in a region of the Pontibacter sp. SGAir0037 genome:
- a CDS encoding DUF3991 domain-containing protein encodes MTFQEYREQVSIIQVAESLGYVFDPLKGRKSPEFKHPDGDRIIINNPGDSSRQMYFNRDGSNDKGSVIDFVANRLHRFQGSFRNEIDGINRVLSRYAYASQPKASAYAVTEAKPFDKSRFVESEASVFKLHYLIKERGLSSETVQLFLPYIRLVRDAEKDNAYTNIAFPLQRPASSETIGYDLRNYGFKGVAAGSDRKHGVWVADFAQNPVLTRHVYFAENPIDAMSFYQLEKDKRDFSNSVFVSFGGGMSRMQVELSLKAWPHAQKHTIFDNDYQGKIYDIYLATAIVGKPYTFTKNADSITFSLDEKKFDIPVDKLSLFAFEKNSGIRSGLQVHKPLGHKDYNDIIHPKNDQENRIPMKVKL; translated from the coding sequence ATGACCTTTCAGGAATACAGAGAGCAGGTGTCGATTATTCAGGTCGCCGAATCGCTAGGCTATGTGTTTGACCCTTTGAAGGGGAGAAAGAGCCCTGAGTTCAAGCACCCTGACGGAGACAGAATCATCATTAACAACCCAGGCGACAGCTCCCGGCAGATGTACTTCAACCGGGATGGAAGCAATGACAAGGGCTCTGTGATAGATTTTGTGGCCAACCGGCTGCACCGCTTCCAAGGAAGCTTTCGCAATGAGATCGACGGTATCAATAGGGTGCTGTCTAGGTATGCCTATGCCTCTCAACCCAAAGCCTCTGCCTATGCCGTTACGGAAGCAAAGCCTTTTGACAAAAGCAGGTTTGTCGAATCGGAGGCCTCTGTTTTTAAGCTGCATTACCTAATCAAGGAACGAGGTCTCTCTAGCGAGACGGTGCAGCTGTTCCTGCCTTACATTAGGCTAGTGCGGGACGCAGAGAAGGATAATGCCTATACCAATATCGCTTTCCCACTGCAAAGGCCAGCTAGCAGCGAGACGATAGGCTACGACCTTAGAAATTATGGCTTTAAGGGCGTGGCAGCGGGCAGCGACCGCAAGCACGGTGTCTGGGTAGCCGACTTTGCGCAGAATCCGGTTCTTACACGGCATGTCTACTTTGCGGAGAACCCTATAGATGCCATGAGCTTCTATCAGCTGGAGAAGGATAAGCGGGACTTCAGCAACTCAGTGTTCGTCTCGTTTGGGGGGGGAATGTCGAGGATGCAGGTGGAGCTTTCCCTGAAGGCGTGGCCGCATGCTCAAAAGCATACCATTTTCGATAACGATTACCAGGGAAAGATCTATGATATCTATCTGGCCACGGCGATAGTAGGTAAGCCCTACACCTTTACAAAGAATGCCGACAGTATCACCTTCAGCTTGGATGAAAAGAAATTTGATATTCCTGTAGACAAGCTGAGCCTTTTTGCCTTTGAGAAGAACTCCGGTATTCGTTCCGGACTTCAGGTGCATAAGCCCCTTGGCCATAAAGACTATAACGACATTATACATCCCAAAAATGACCAGGAGAACCGTATCCCTATGAAAGTGAAGTTATGA
- a CDS encoding DUF4099 domain-containing protein, translating to MNFDIKDLPYGQFERLGMNKKDVLSMKSDDLVSLLTGRRTSLHTFTIKDAGLEPLTVDAKLSLKMNPDNTLSLLIHPIRREIQNEIGASKQELEKLQNGELLVKPFKSLNGEKELYVFQLDKETNEILRVRVRDIQVPSAIRDIVLSTDQKEHLRQGGTLELYSKAKDQLISAHLDLNEPKGLKIVEGQISVKESHTLAVKETPVMSIKR from the coding sequence ATGAACTTTGATATAAAGGACCTGCCTTATGGTCAATTCGAGCGTTTGGGGATGAACAAGAAAGACGTGCTCTCCATGAAGTCTGACGATTTGGTCAGCCTGCTGACGGGCAGGCGCACGAGCCTGCATACCTTTACTATCAAGGACGCCGGTCTGGAACCCCTTACCGTGGATGCAAAATTGAGCCTGAAGATGAATCCAGACAACACCCTTTCACTGCTGATTCATCCCATACGGAGGGAGATACAGAACGAGATTGGCGCCAGTAAGCAGGAGTTGGAGAAACTGCAAAACGGGGAGTTACTGGTAAAGCCATTTAAATCGCTTAATGGGGAGAAAGAGCTGTATGTTTTCCAGCTGGATAAGGAGACCAACGAGATTCTAAGGGTGAGGGTGCGGGATATCCAAGTGCCTAGCGCTATCAGGGATATTGTGTTGAGTACTGATCAGAAAGAGCACCTGCGGCAAGGAGGTACTCTGGAGCTTTATTCCAAAGCAAAGGATCAGTTGATCTCGGCCCACCTGGATCTGAATGAACCTAAAGGACTGAAGATAGTGGAGGGACAGATCTCAGTAAAAGAAAGCCACACCTTGGCAGTGAAGGAAACCCCTGTTATGTCTATCAAACGTTAG
- a CDS encoding tyrosine-type recombinase/integrase, translated as MAYPDQKPILYLNPLEHAGKAIIRIWHKPNPFLSKRLKEAGWIKYSRTYKCFVMHRSSQAIEMTHQHFQGLAKVDTRYLFRPKRLRPAEGTVILQQDKHVAEPLGKVPARPVVRLQPLEHQGRPYVQLSYLYNKEIHTCLKQSKVARWLHDMQCFVIRTESSSLHTLLTEVERVAQVWLAQTMQVKDMALQARLWEQCYRKGDGYIACPLHYVEKLFLLNYSLSTIRTYHSLLLRFLNAHRDSGLEGIHAFSEEAINHYHRQMVQAGTYSVSFVNQSINAVKFYYQRVLLRHEVQLGQVERPEKPERLPQVLSKQDVLKILSVTENLKHRCMLQLLYAGGLRIGEVINLKLTDVQSERNLLLIRGGKGKKDRTTLLSQKLLESLRAYYKQYRPRVWLFEGQTGGQYTVESIRSVFRASKEKAGVKAPATPHTLRHSFATHLLEQGTDLRYIQVLLGHRSSKTTEIYTHITTHALDKIVSPLDNL; from the coding sequence ATGGCTTATCCCGATCAAAAACCTATTTTGTACCTTAACCCGCTGGAGCACGCGGGCAAAGCTATTATCCGCATCTGGCACAAGCCCAACCCCTTCCTCTCCAAACGACTGAAGGAGGCTGGCTGGATCAAGTACAGCAGGACCTACAAGTGCTTTGTGATGCACCGCAGCAGCCAGGCCATCGAGATGACGCACCAGCACTTCCAGGGGCTGGCCAAGGTGGACACAAGGTACCTGTTCCGGCCCAAGCGCCTGCGCCCGGCGGAAGGAACCGTTATCCTGCAACAAGATAAGCATGTGGCAGAGCCATTGGGAAAGGTGCCCGCACGCCCCGTCGTGCGCCTGCAGCCCCTGGAACACCAGGGCAGACCGTATGTACAGCTCAGTTATCTTTACAACAAGGAAATCCATACCTGCCTGAAGCAAAGCAAAGTGGCCAGGTGGCTGCACGACATGCAGTGCTTTGTCATCCGCACCGAAAGCAGCAGTCTGCACACGCTGCTAACCGAGGTAGAGCGAGTAGCCCAGGTGTGGCTGGCGCAGACCATGCAGGTGAAGGACATGGCCCTGCAGGCCCGGCTCTGGGAACAATGTTACCGGAAGGGCGACGGCTATATTGCCTGCCCGCTTCACTACGTGGAGAAGCTGTTCCTGCTCAATTACAGCCTCAGTACCATCCGCACCTACCACAGCCTGCTCCTGCGCTTTCTGAATGCGCACAGGGATAGCGGGCTGGAGGGCATACATGCTTTCTCGGAAGAGGCCATCAACCACTACCACCGCCAGATGGTGCAGGCCGGCACCTATTCCGTATCGTTTGTGAACCAGTCCATCAATGCCGTGAAGTTCTACTACCAGCGCGTGCTGCTGCGGCACGAGGTGCAGCTGGGCCAGGTGGAGCGGCCCGAGAAGCCCGAGCGGCTGCCGCAGGTGCTCAGCAAGCAGGACGTGCTGAAAATCCTCTCTGTGACCGAGAACCTCAAGCACCGCTGCATGCTGCAGCTTTTGTATGCGGGTGGCCTGCGTATTGGCGAAGTGATCAACCTGAAACTTACGGACGTGCAGTCGGAGCGCAACCTGCTGCTGATCCGTGGCGGCAAAGGCAAGAAGGACCGCACCACGCTGCTCTCCCAAAAGCTGCTGGAAAGCCTGCGTGCTTATTACAAGCAGTACAGGCCCAGGGTGTGGCTCTTTGAGGGGCAGACGGGCGGGCAATATACGGTGGAGAGCATCCGCAGCGTGTTCCGGGCCAGCAAGGAGAAGGCAGGCGTGAAAGCACCCGCCACGCCACATACCCTGCGCCATTCTTTTGCCACTCACCTGCTAGAGCAAGGAACGGATTTAAGGTATATCCAGGTGCTGCTGGGACATCGGAGCAGCAAGACCACCGAGATCTACACCCACATCACCACCCATGCGCTGGATAAAATTGTCAGCCCGTTGGATAATCTCTAG
- a CDS encoding helix-turn-helix transcriptional regulator: MSVSIQELGQRLKLLRKRLDLSQESLAESMGVNQNQISRLENGVGGTIELLLLLFSFYSKHFHVDLLFSDNFDILEKHEKLSNSHSINSIAVEKLKLAQSEFSTQIEEVIRLLDTP, encoded by the coding sequence ATGAGCGTGAGCATACAGGAGTTAGGCCAAAGGCTAAAGCTGCTGCGAAAGCGGCTTGATTTATCGCAGGAGAGCCTGGCAGAGTCCATGGGGGTGAACCAGAACCAGATATCCCGGCTGGAGAACGGGGTGGGAGGGACGATCGAACTGCTTTTACTTCTGTTCAGCTTCTACAGCAAGCACTTTCACGTGGACCTTCTTTTTTCCGACAACTTTGACATCCTGGAAAAGCACGAGAAGCTATCCAACAGCCACAGCATCAACAGCATTGCTGTTGAAAAGCTGAAGCTGGCTCAAAGTGAGTTTTCCACGCAGATTGAGGAGGTGATACGTTTGCTTGATACCCCTTAA
- a CDS encoding type IV secretory system conjugative DNA transfer family protein produces the protein MEESSEIKKLYSFLQGLIYFTIVVEVAVFLFMDSGSMYQLQPVLRKVKRMAIYEHIYFSKAFTFGLILIVSIGTKARKNLDLDPLRHIFLPLLIGCAFFFGSGLFYFFESSRILFWDVSLSDAAYILLSFLGAMMIHIALDNISKHIQHRLMKDKFNVENESFEQSRKLVHTPFSVNIPMLYYYQKRIHRGWLNVVNPFRATLLIGTPGSGKSFSVVLPFIKQLLGKGFSMMVYDFKFPDLARTTYYHYLVNRKRGVLKNHRFHVINFNSVEHSRRFNPLKPEYLPTLADATETAEALLEALRKGDRDSGTAQFFNQSAVNFLASCIYFLSRHEGGRYSSFPHVLSFINLSYDQIFEVLFSEPELESLLSPFATAYKNRAFEQLEGQIGTLKINIGRLATKETFWVLSGDDFNLKITDPENPSVLVIANDPATQSINSACNALILNRMTRLINTKGNLPCGLIVDESPTLYIHRVENLIATARSNKIAVLLGLQELPQLRQQYGRETADTICSVAANVLSGSARNKETLDWLEKLFGRVRQLKEGLSVDRNRTSVNMNEEMGPLIPASKIANLQTGELVGQVASDSEAYSGKYVASTYHCKINLDLDNIQQEEKQYLDLPKFYNFGTPDQKDQILRANYNKIRNEVKTLITALQV, from the coding sequence ATGGAAGAATCCAGCGAAATTAAAAAACTTTACTCCTTCCTACAGGGACTTATCTACTTCACTATTGTGGTGGAGGTAGCTGTTTTCCTCTTTATGGATTCGGGCAGTATGTATCAGCTGCAGCCTGTACTGCGCAAAGTAAAGCGCATGGCTATTTATGAGCACATCTACTTCTCCAAAGCTTTCACTTTCGGGTTGATTCTGATCGTGAGCATTGGCACAAAGGCCAGGAAGAACCTGGACCTCGACCCGCTCCGGCATATCTTCCTTCCCTTGCTCATCGGCTGCGCCTTTTTCTTTGGCTCGGGTTTGTTTTATTTCTTTGAAAGCAGCCGTATTCTTTTCTGGGATGTGTCCCTGTCTGATGCGGCTTACATCCTGCTCTCTTTCTTAGGTGCGATGATGATTCATATAGCCTTGGATAATATCTCCAAGCATATACAGCACCGATTGATGAAGGACAAATTTAACGTGGAGAATGAGTCCTTTGAGCAGTCCAGGAAATTGGTACATACGCCTTTCTCGGTGAATATCCCGATGCTTTACTATTACCAAAAGCGGATACACCGCGGGTGGCTTAATGTGGTGAACCCCTTTCGGGCAACACTGCTGATCGGTACGCCCGGCTCTGGAAAGTCTTTCTCGGTGGTGTTGCCTTTTATCAAGCAGCTTCTGGGGAAAGGCTTCTCTATGATGGTCTACGACTTCAAGTTTCCAGACCTGGCCAGAACGACTTATTACCATTACCTGGTCAATAGAAAGAGAGGGGTATTGAAAAACCACAGGTTCCATGTCATCAACTTTAACAGCGTAGAGCACAGCAGGAGGTTTAATCCTTTAAAGCCGGAGTACCTGCCTACCCTGGCTGATGCCACCGAAACGGCTGAGGCGCTGCTGGAGGCGCTGCGGAAAGGAGACAGGGACTCAGGGACTGCGCAATTCTTCAACCAGTCAGCCGTTAATTTCCTGGCCAGCTGCATCTACTTTCTGAGCCGCCATGAGGGAGGCCGGTACTCCTCGTTTCCGCATGTGCTTTCCTTCATTAACCTCAGCTATGATCAGATTTTCGAGGTGCTCTTTTCCGAACCTGAGCTGGAGAGTCTGCTTTCGCCTTTTGCCACAGCCTACAAGAACAGAGCCTTTGAGCAGCTGGAAGGGCAGATTGGCACCTTAAAGATTAATATTGGCCGGCTGGCCACAAAAGAAACATTCTGGGTATTATCAGGAGACGACTTTAATTTAAAAATAACGGACCCGGAAAACCCTTCTGTTTTGGTGATTGCAAATGACCCGGCCACACAGAGCATTAACAGTGCCTGCAATGCGCTTATCCTCAATCGCATGACACGATTGATCAATACAAAGGGGAACTTGCCCTGTGGGCTGATCGTGGATGAGTCACCCACGCTTTACATACACCGGGTGGAGAACCTGATCGCTACTGCCAGGAGCAACAAGATAGCTGTGCTGCTGGGCCTGCAGGAACTACCGCAGCTGAGGCAGCAGTATGGCAGGGAAACAGCCGACACCATTTGCTCTGTAGCGGCCAATGTACTCTCGGGCTCTGCCCGTAATAAAGAAACGCTTGACTGGCTGGAGAAACTGTTTGGTAGGGTGAGGCAGCTAAAGGAGGGGCTCAGTGTGGACCGGAACCGTACTTCGGTGAACATGAACGAGGAAATGGGACCGCTTATTCCGGCATCAAAAATTGCCAATCTGCAGACCGGTGAACTGGTAGGCCAGGTGGCTTCCGATAGCGAAGCGTATAGCGGAAAGTACGTTGCCAGTACCTACCACTGTAAAATTAATCTTGACCTTGATAACATACAACAGGAAGAAAAGCAGTATCTTGACCTGCCAAAATTTTATAACTTTGGCACCCCTGACCAAAAAGACCAAATCCTGAGAGCAAACTACAATAAAATTAGAAATGAGGTTAAGACACTAATCACAGCGTTACAGGTATGA
- the traN gene encoding conjugative transposon protein TraN: MKKLFLLYVLFAVKFSVSAQDSLQVVHVHESISTHIVSPEPIQYVDISTDDVAGDIPVANILRVKPKHGGAKPGIITIVGERFLVQYKLAYSRADRADTEVRIDPTQVDDYLNPAVAMSREDMARFALLALQRKPRFNSVTTKGQGMRARLNNIYTVGDYFFIDLSLRNDTNIPYTVDQIRFKVEDKKVVKATNFQQVELQPSFQLYDTGHFKRQYRNVFVFRKFTFPEDKVFHIEVAEEQISGRTISLKIDYSDILHADTL, encoded by the coding sequence ATGAAAAAGCTATTCCTTCTATATGTGCTGTTTGCCGTAAAATTTTCCGTCTCGGCACAGGATTCTCTTCAGGTAGTGCACGTGCATGAAAGCATCTCCACGCATATTGTGAGTCCTGAGCCGATACAGTACGTGGATATCTCCACAGATGATGTGGCCGGAGACATACCTGTTGCCAACATCCTTCGGGTCAAACCCAAGCATGGCGGAGCAAAGCCAGGCATTATCACCATTGTTGGAGAGCGCTTCCTTGTACAGTATAAGCTAGCCTACAGCCGGGCGGATCGGGCAGACACGGAGGTGCGTATAGACCCTACCCAGGTAGATGATTACCTGAACCCGGCTGTGGCCATGAGCCGGGAGGACATGGCACGGTTTGCGCTGCTGGCTCTCCAGCGAAAACCCCGGTTCAACAGTGTGACTACGAAAGGGCAGGGGATGCGGGCAAGGCTGAACAACATCTATACGGTGGGGGACTATTTCTTTATTGATCTCTCCCTCAGGAATGATACCAACATTCCCTATACGGTCGATCAAATACGGTTTAAGGTTGAGGATAAAAAGGTTGTCAAGGCCACTAACTTTCAACAGGTGGAGCTACAGCCCAGTTTCCAGCTTTATGACACGGGTCACTTCAAGCGCCAGTACCGGAACGTGTTTGTTTTCAGGAAGTTTACTTTCCCAGAGGACAAGGTGTTCCATATTGAGGTGGCCGAGGAGCAGATTTCTGGGCGCACCATCTCCCTTAAAATTGACTATTCCGACATCCTTCATGCAGACACCTTATGA
- the traM gene encoding conjugative transposon protein TraM, which yields MKRINFRHPRYAIPLIILPFLVLLNYLWLDMTPAATAAQTKVELTETTALNTSLPDANLRKREMKDKFSAFRDEFKYRTDYSAMQEIGEDRVDPRDIAYGSVYTEEERRMLDSLNNRILSDQQPEGFMERVSQRQRISSERYASATASVPGRSARPMRKVESAYEEEMRLFREQMMFIDSLSRVGEEPVPSRRGPQPMKAHAPASEKQEPTPLPVTKSRNTNKAFFNTITADSEEQFIRAILDEGLKVMQGGRIRIRLLDDIYVRDYEIKKGSYLYGTVSGFSAQRIEITIRSILYGNQIIPVDLSIYDNDGLAGLYVPDSQFRDFTKELAGNVSSGQTLTFEDSPDNASQMLYSMLERVSQTTTRAAGKAIRKNKAKLKYNTIVYLIDNKAQ from the coding sequence ATGAAGAGAATTAACTTTCGGCATCCCAGGTATGCCATCCCGCTCATCATACTCCCTTTCCTTGTCCTGCTTAATTATCTGTGGCTGGACATGACACCGGCGGCCACCGCCGCACAAACAAAAGTGGAGCTCACCGAGACAACAGCCCTTAATACCTCCCTTCCGGATGCTAACTTGAGAAAGCGGGAAATGAAGGATAAGTTCTCGGCTTTTCGGGACGAGTTTAAATATAGGACCGACTACTCGGCCATGCAGGAAATCGGGGAGGATAGGGTAGACCCCAGGGACATTGCCTATGGCAGCGTGTACACGGAGGAGGAGCGGCGGATGCTCGACAGTCTCAATAACCGTATCCTATCGGATCAGCAGCCGGAGGGGTTTATGGAGCGGGTAAGCCAGCGGCAGCGCATCAGCTCAGAGCGCTATGCATCGGCTACTGCCTCTGTGCCTGGACGGTCAGCCCGCCCTATGCGCAAAGTTGAATCGGCATATGAAGAGGAAATGCGGCTATTCCGGGAGCAGATGATGTTTATTGACAGCCTGAGCCGGGTAGGAGAGGAACCTGTGCCTTCTCGTAGGGGGCCACAGCCGATGAAGGCCCATGCACCGGCTTCCGAGAAGCAAGAGCCGACACCGTTACCCGTGACCAAAAGCAGAAATACGAATAAAGCCTTTTTCAATACCATTACAGCCGACAGTGAGGAGCAGTTTATCAGAGCTATTCTGGACGAAGGGTTAAAGGTGATGCAAGGCGGCAGGATCAGGATTCGCTTGCTGGATGACATCTATGTGCGGGACTACGAAATAAAGAAAGGCAGCTACCTCTACGGCACTGTTTCCGGTTTCAGTGCCCAACGAATTGAGATAACTATCCGCTCTATACTCTACGGCAACCAAATCATCCCGGTAGACCTGAGTATCTATGACAACGACGGCTTGGCTGGGCTGTATGTCCCAGATTCACAGTTCCGGGACTTTACAAAAGAGCTTGCCGGGAATGTGAGCAGTGGTCAGACACTGACTTTTGAGGATTCACCTGACAACGCCAGCCAAATGCTTTATTCTATGCTGGAAAGGGTTTCGCAGACCACTACCCGCGCCGCTGGCAAAGCCATCCGGAAGAATAAAGCTAAGTTGAAGTACAACACCATTGTTTATTTGATAGATAATAAAGCCCAGTAA
- the traK gene encoding conjugative transposon protein TraK, which yields MINNLEKKMKLAFAVSIGSFISSIIIVGMVCAFAFRYAEEQRKKIYVIDHSVPLLVEQTELGVNRTVEYKSHVNMFHLLFFTLPPDDAYIKNNISKAMYLVDESGLAQYNNLKEKGYYNQILASSAVLTIKTDSVKVDENRHFTYYATQRIERETSVMKRLLVTEGDLEEVPRTENNPHGLLIKNWKTVMNKDLEYVEKKSF from the coding sequence ATGATAAACAACCTCGAAAAGAAAATGAAGCTGGCATTTGCCGTAAGTATCGGCAGCTTTATCTCCTCCATCATTATAGTAGGTATGGTTTGCGCCTTTGCCTTTCGTTATGCCGAGGAGCAGCGGAAGAAGATCTATGTGATCGACCACTCGGTGCCGCTCTTGGTGGAGCAGACCGAGCTGGGGGTAAACCGGACAGTAGAGTACAAGTCGCACGTGAACATGTTTCACCTGCTCTTCTTCACACTACCTCCAGATGACGCCTACATCAAGAATAACATCTCCAAGGCCATGTACCTGGTGGATGAATCCGGTCTGGCACAATACAACAACCTGAAGGAGAAGGGCTATTACAACCAGATCCTGGCTAGTTCTGCGGTTTTGACGATCAAAACCGATAGCGTTAAAGTGGACGAAAACAGGCACTTTACCTACTACGCCACACAGCGCATTGAGCGGGAGACCTCTGTGATGAAAAGACTTCTTGTCACAGAGGGGGATCTTGAGGAAGTGCCGCGCACAGAGAACAACCCCCATGGACTTTTGATAAAGAACTGGAAAACGGTCATGAACAAGGACTTGGAGTATGTCGAAAAGAAATCCTTTTAG
- a CDS encoding plasmid transfer protein, whose protein sequence is MRELIDKAIFDLFDGLFLNIQDLVSVFLYDAQALCAISMLLYFGLEAYKMMAGDETLRIMPLLRPFALTLVIVFWPGFIDAVNLPLQLVNDQAKGMYGAQVDQVEDLHRERLALVDSVARKLSESSAEFERIESEASDASWYETMGIDLQPLFNKMKGYYLMLMAKLHFTAMMVVEWIVISIFQVCSYIIYFLQIIFAGILVILGPFSFALSVLPGFRDSYLTWIARYISVGLYSGLGYIVMSISFVLVKYGLMKEIDILKAVLGNEEMFIAYVSFPSGGISFYIVSLIVGGLAMLTIPIISTWIVHTTGVGNAIGTMAGGAAKAAGGILK, encoded by the coding sequence ATGCGTGAATTGATCGATAAAGCCATATTTGACCTGTTCGACGGGCTCTTTCTCAATATACAGGATTTGGTGAGTGTTTTTCTGTATGATGCGCAGGCGCTTTGCGCCATCAGCATGCTGCTCTACTTTGGCCTGGAGGCTTACAAAATGATGGCCGGGGATGAAACGCTTCGCATCATGCCCTTGCTGCGCCCTTTCGCCCTGACACTGGTGATTGTTTTCTGGCCAGGGTTTATCGACGCAGTGAACCTGCCGCTGCAGCTAGTCAATGATCAGGCAAAAGGCATGTACGGCGCACAGGTAGACCAGGTGGAGGATTTGCACCGGGAACGCCTCGCGCTGGTGGACTCTGTGGCCCGAAAACTCTCTGAGAGCAGCGCCGAGTTTGAGCGGATTGAGAGTGAGGCCAGTGACGCGAGCTGGTACGAAACTATGGGGATTGACCTGCAACCCCTGTTTAACAAAATGAAAGGCTATTACCTGATGCTGATGGCCAAGCTGCACTTTACGGCGATGATGGTGGTTGAGTGGATTGTGATCAGCATCTTCCAGGTATGCTCCTACATTATTTATTTCCTGCAGATCATCTTTGCAGGCATCTTAGTGATCCTGGGCCCCTTCTCCTTTGCCCTTAGCGTGCTGCCGGGCTTTCGGGACTCCTACCTGACCTGGATTGCCCGCTATATTTCCGTAGGGCTGTACTCGGGACTGGGCTATATCGTTATGTCCATCTCCTTTGTGCTGGTCAAGTATGGGTTGATGAAGGAAATAGATATCCTGAAGGCGGTACTGGGCAACGAAGAGATGTTCATTGCCTACGTTTCCTTCCCCTCGGGCGGCATCAGTTTCTACATCGTCTCCTTGATTGTGGGAGGATTGGCCATGCTGACCATTCCCATTATTTCCACCTGGATCGTGCACACCACGGGCGTGGGCAATGCCATTGGCACGATGGCAGGAGGAGCTGCGAAGGCGGCCGGAGGAATTTTAAAATAA
- a CDS encoding plasmid transfer protein: MKKYLYTLSFMSLVTGHVLAQQVVFDPAVVSTLVVNHTAQQAALNDIKENEGKIAALQTTISLKMTQIKELEEKMYNSLKSVQSIIGQSKNIIYASQIAADIGRYQNQMMELARGDNELLLIAAKTELELLNRTSDLFTYIYQVAVIGTDVNLMNNADRLTLIRHVVDELRVMRGLAYSITRKMRVAKYAGLLKTMNPMGLTYPDNSQAIIRSLMDEYKAIKK, encoded by the coding sequence ATGAAAAAGTACCTCTACACGCTTAGCTTCATGAGCCTGGTAACAGGTCATGTACTAGCCCAGCAGGTTGTTTTTGACCCAGCGGTCGTTTCCACACTTGTTGTCAACCACACGGCCCAGCAGGCGGCCTTAAACGACATTAAGGAAAACGAAGGAAAGATCGCGGCCCTGCAGACGACCATCAGCCTGAAGATGACGCAGATCAAGGAGCTGGAGGAAAAGATGTACAACTCCCTTAAATCCGTGCAATCCATTATCGGGCAGAGCAAGAACATTATTTACGCCTCCCAAATTGCCGCAGACATAGGCCGCTACCAAAACCAAATGATGGAACTGGCGCGCGGTGATAACGAGCTGCTCCTGATCGCTGCCAAGACAGAGCTGGAGCTGCTCAACCGGACATCTGACCTGTTTACCTATATCTACCAGGTAGCTGTCATCGGCACGGATGTGAACCTAATGAACAATGCCGACAGGCTCACCCTGATCCGCCACGTAGTGGACGAGCTGCGGGTGATGCGGGGCCTGGCCTATTCCATTACGCGCAAGATGCGTGTGGCCAAGTACGCGGGACTTTTGAAGACTATGAATCCGATGGGACTCACTTACCCTGACAACAGCCAGGCGATCATCCGCTCCCTGATGGATGAGTACAAGGCAATCAAGAAGTAA